The Sinomicrobium kalidii genome contains a region encoding:
- a CDS encoding endonuclease/exonuclease/phosphatase family protein: MKKTIVLLCSLFLLQATRGNPVVQRDSTLTVFSYNIRYANPGDGINTWEHRREWLAESISFFEGDIVGAQEVLHSQLKDLLSLLPEYAYVGVARDDGRTKGEFSPILYRKDRFELLQNETFWLSDTPEKVGSVGWDAALPRIVTWAKFRDRNTGKIFFFFNTHFDHKGEQARRESAKLIASKVKKIAGNLPAFITGDFNSTPDSEAYGVMDADEDIFNTSEKAEKSYGPDFTFNGWKINPDPEKHHVIDYIFFKGNIKIYKHHVLDIQRGERFASDHYPVIVKAKL; this comes from the coding sequence ATGAAAAAGACCATTGTATTACTTTGCAGCCTGTTTCTCCTGCAAGCTACACGGGGAAATCCTGTTGTACAGCGCGATTCCACGCTTACTGTTTTTTCTTACAATATCCGCTACGCCAATCCGGGCGACGGTATTAACACCTGGGAACACCGCAGGGAATGGCTTGCCGAAAGCATTTCGTTCTTTGAAGGCGATATTGTCGGCGCTCAGGAAGTGCTCCACAGCCAGTTAAAGGACCTCCTGTCTCTTTTACCGGAATACGCCTATGTAGGTGTGGCAAGGGACGACGGCAGGACCAAGGGCGAATTTTCCCCCATTCTCTACCGGAAAGATCGTTTCGAACTGCTTCAAAACGAAACTTTCTGGTTGTCCGACACTCCTGAAAAAGTGGGATCCGTCGGCTGGGATGCCGCCCTGCCGCGTATCGTAACCTGGGCAAAATTCAGGGACAGGAACACGGGAAAGATTTTCTTCTTCTTCAATACCCATTTTGACCATAAAGGCGAACAGGCCCGTAGAGAAAGTGCAAAGCTGATCGCTTCGAAGGTAAAGAAAATTGCCGGAAACCTCCCCGCTTTTATTACCGGGGATTTCAACTCCACTCCCGACTCCGAAGCCTACGGTGTAATGGATGCCGATGAGGACATTTTCAATACTTCTGAAAAGGCCGAAAAAAGCTATGGCCCGGATTTCACTTTTAACGGCTGGAAAATCAATCCCGACCCGGAAAAGCATCACGTGATAGACTACATTTTCTTTAAGGGAAATATAAAAATATACAAACACCACGTGCTCGACATTCAACGGGGAGAACGATTTGCTTCAGACCATTACCCGGTTATTG
- a CDS encoding RagB/SusD family nutrient uptake outer membrane protein, producing MKKINTILLLILVTWSCDNDLLDRDPVSDVSPENFFVKASDLELYTNNFYRMFPEEGIYNGDRVADNIIQTSLSEEMRGARIVPTTGGGWSWEYLRDINYFLENYEKCQDESAKKHFGGVARFFRAWFYFDKVRRFGDVPWYEQTIDPTDEEALQQARDSREFITDKILEDLDFAIENLNDNTEAFRITKWTALALKSRVGLYEGTYMKYRGTDGYEKYLTAAYQAAEQMINDSPYKIYSTGNTEQDYMLFFASHDAITDEMILARQFITAQGVDHKANYYMTTSSYGRPGMPKDLVNSYLNADGSRFTDTPGYNTIPFTEEMTGRDPRLSQTVRAPGYTRLGESITLPPNMGATVTGYQPIKYVNEPRYDTYDESITDLPLFRYAEVLLNYAEARAELGILTQGDLDISIKPIRDRVGMPNIQMAAANADPDPFIEAQYVNVSGENKGVILEIRRERRIELYMEDFRWDDIVRWKEGGKLTRPLRGLYLPGAGEYDLEGDGDIDIVLYEGDAPGNQTDGVQYLKIGSDVFLDGNNLIDPHPDFNNRTFDENKDYLYPIPRVELQLNPNLEQNPGW from the coding sequence ATGAAAAAAATAAACACAATACTGTTGCTTATACTGGTTACATGGAGCTGTGACAACGATCTTCTGGACAGGGACCCTGTTTCCGATGTTTCTCCCGAAAACTTTTTTGTCAAGGCCAGTGACCTCGAACTATACACCAATAATTTCTACAGGATGTTTCCCGAAGAAGGCATCTATAACGGCGACCGGGTTGCCGATAACATCATACAAACATCCCTGAGCGAGGAGATGCGAGGTGCACGGATCGTTCCTACTACTGGAGGCGGCTGGTCCTGGGAATACCTCCGGGACATCAACTATTTCCTGGAAAATTATGAGAAATGCCAGGACGAATCTGCCAAAAAACACTTTGGCGGTGTGGCCCGGTTTTTCAGGGCCTGGTTTTATTTCGACAAGGTAAGACGTTTTGGTGATGTGCCCTGGTATGAACAAACCATTGACCCTACGGATGAAGAAGCTTTGCAACAGGCAAGGGATTCCAGGGAATTTATTACGGATAAAATACTGGAAGACCTGGACTTTGCTATTGAAAACCTGAACGACAATACAGAAGCGTTCCGGATCACCAAGTGGACGGCCCTTGCCCTGAAATCAAGGGTAGGCCTTTACGAAGGTACATATATGAAATACCGGGGCACGGACGGTTATGAAAAATACCTCACCGCTGCTTACCAGGCTGCAGAACAGATGATAAACGATTCGCCTTATAAAATCTACAGCACTGGTAATACGGAACAGGATTACATGCTGTTTTTTGCTTCGCACGATGCTATCACCGACGAAATGATACTGGCAAGGCAGTTTATCACTGCTCAGGGCGTGGACCACAAGGCCAATTATTACATGACCACATCTTCCTACGGAAGGCCCGGAATGCCCAAAGACCTGGTAAACAGCTATCTCAATGCCGACGGTTCCCGTTTTACCGATACTCCCGGTTACAACACCATACCGTTCACAGAAGAAATGACCGGCAGGGACCCCCGTTTGTCGCAAACCGTAAGGGCGCCCGGTTATACCCGGTTGGGGGAAAGCATCACACTTCCTCCTAATATGGGAGCCACGGTTACGGGATACCAGCCCATAAAATACGTAAACGAGCCCCGGTATGACACCTATGACGAGTCGATCACAGACCTTCCGCTGTTCCGTTATGCCGAAGTCCTTCTTAACTATGCAGAAGCCAGAGCAGAACTGGGAATCCTGACACAGGGCGACCTGGATATTTCCATAAAGCCCATCCGCGACCGCGTGGGTATGCCCAATATACAAATGGCAGCGGCCAATGCCGATCCCGATCCCTTTATAGAAGCGCAGTACGTTAATGTGAGCGGGGAAAATAAGGGCGTTATCCTGGAAATACGCAGGGAACGACGTATAGAACTGTATATGGAAGATTTCCGGTGGGACGATATCGTAAGATGGAAAGAAGGCGGGAAACTGACCCGCCCGCTCCGGGGCCTTTACCTTCCCGGTGCGGGAGAATACGATCTGGAAGGCGACGGGGATATCGATATTGTACTTTATGAAGGTGACGCTCCAGGGAACCAGACTGATGGCGTGCAATACCTGAAAATAGGTTCGGATGTTTTTCTGGATGGAAACAACCTCATTGATCCGCACCCGGATTTCAACAATCGTACGTTTGACGAAAATAAAGATTATCTTTATCCTATTCCAAGGGTAGAGTTACAACTAAATCCTAACCTGGAACAAAATCCCGGATGGTAA